The following coding sequences are from one Geodermatophilus normandii window:
- a CDS encoding TetR/AcrR family transcriptional regulator, producing MLARREAIVAAALDVIQEEGLSGFTQPRVARRAGLRQSHLTYYFPTRADLLLAVADEAVRRRIEALRTAVSAEDPAAKVAGLVEVLVDPRQTRILTALTQSADADPGVRRAFAALGAGIAPLGAELISSFGAEPTEASLALLQATSTGIAVLALATGAEAFRGRAEHVLTQLLTGLRTEQDCT from the coding sequence GTGCTGGCCAGGCGGGAGGCGATCGTGGCTGCAGCGCTCGACGTCATCCAGGAGGAGGGGCTCAGCGGCTTCACCCAGCCGCGGGTCGCCCGGCGGGCCGGGCTGCGCCAGAGCCATCTCACGTACTACTTCCCCACGCGGGCCGACCTGCTGCTCGCTGTTGCCGACGAGGCCGTGCGCCGACGGATCGAGGCCCTGCGTACGGCGGTGTCGGCCGAGGACCCGGCGGCGAAGGTGGCCGGGCTCGTCGAGGTGCTCGTCGACCCCCGTCAGACACGGATCCTGACGGCACTGACACAGAGCGCCGACGCCGACCCCGGAGTACGCCGTGCGTTCGCGGCGCTGGGCGCCGGGATCGCTCCACTCGGCGCCGAGCTGATCAGCTCCTTCGGTGCCGAGCCGACCGAGGCCTCACTCGCCCTGCTGCAGGCGACCTCCACCGGCATCGCGGTCCTCGCCCTGGCCACCGGCGCAGAGGCGTTCCGCGGCCGCGCCGAGCACGTCCTCACCCAGTTGCTCACCGGCCTGCGCACCGAACAGGACTGCACCTGA
- the helR gene encoding RNA polymerase recycling motor ATPase HelR, which translates to MSPLSTSVFDLPDDLAAKADPALVARDEQHFAAVAESLQRSIAELSDRLDAERRSPGGTGQAALDRDLEVHRLTARLRALRRFGLDLCLGRIVGADGGEPVYVGRFGLTDDAGRRLLVDWRSPAAEPFFAATHADPMGLASRRRYRWTRGRVTDYWDEVFTPDALEGHAALDDQSAFIASLGGNRSARMRDVLGTIQADQNAIIRAGSAGALVVDGGPGTGKTVVALHRTAYLLHADSRLGHRRGGVLFVGPHEPYLAYVSDVLPSLGVEGVRTCTLRDLVPEGTAAAAETDPDVARLKASVDMVRAIEAAVAFSEEPPTTGTTVETPWTDVRLSPDDWAEAFEAREPGTPHNEAQEQVWEQLLTILVDAHDDDVEPELVRTALRRDRQLRATFTRAWPLLEAADVVADLWSVPAYLRRCAPWLGAEDVRRLQRPDPRAWTLSDLPLLDAARQRVGDPGVARRRRQAAATVAAERERMAGVIDELIAADDSELLLMTSLRHQDLRDALVDQAALPTADPDELAGPFAHVVVDEAQELTDAEWQMLLLRCPSRSFTIVGDRAQARHGFAESWQERLERIGLGGATVASLTINYRTPAEVMAEAEPVIRAALPDANVPTSIRSTGLPVVHGRASDLWSVLDGWLAAHAEGIACVIGDPTFRATPRVRSLTPVLSKGLEFDLVVLVDPDHLGGGIEGAVDRYVAMTRATSQLVVLTSS; encoded by the coding sequence GTGAGCCCCCTGAGCACCAGCGTGTTCGACCTCCCCGACGACCTCGCCGCCAAGGCCGACCCGGCCCTGGTCGCCCGCGACGAGCAGCACTTCGCCGCCGTGGCCGAGAGCCTCCAGCGCTCGATCGCCGAGCTGTCCGACCGCCTCGACGCCGAGCGCCGGTCGCCCGGCGGCACCGGCCAGGCCGCCCTGGACCGCGACCTCGAGGTGCACCGCCTGACCGCGCGGCTGCGCGCGCTGCGCCGCTTCGGTCTGGACCTGTGCCTCGGCCGCATCGTCGGCGCGGACGGCGGCGAGCCGGTGTACGTCGGCCGGTTCGGCCTCACCGACGACGCGGGTCGGCGGCTGCTCGTCGACTGGCGCTCGCCCGCGGCCGAGCCGTTCTTCGCCGCCACCCACGCCGACCCGATGGGCCTGGCCAGCCGCCGCCGGTACCGCTGGACCCGCGGCCGGGTCACCGACTACTGGGACGAGGTGTTCACCCCCGACGCGCTGGAGGGACACGCCGCGCTCGACGACCAGTCGGCGTTCATCGCCAGCCTGGGCGGCAACCGCTCGGCCCGGATGCGCGACGTCCTCGGCACCATCCAGGCCGACCAGAACGCGATCATCCGCGCGGGGTCGGCCGGCGCCCTCGTCGTCGACGGCGGGCCGGGGACCGGCAAGACCGTCGTCGCCCTGCACCGGACGGCCTACCTCCTCCACGCCGACTCCCGGCTGGGCCACCGGCGCGGCGGGGTGCTGTTCGTCGGCCCGCACGAGCCCTACCTGGCCTACGTGTCCGACGTCCTCCCCAGCCTCGGCGTGGAGGGCGTGCGGACCTGCACGCTGCGCGACCTCGTGCCCGAGGGGACCGCGGCGGCGGCCGAGACCGATCCGGACGTCGCCCGCCTGAAGGCCTCCGTGGACATGGTGCGCGCCATCGAGGCGGCCGTCGCCTTCTCCGAGGAGCCGCCGACGACCGGCACGACCGTGGAGACGCCGTGGACCGACGTCCGGCTGAGCCCCGACGACTGGGCCGAGGCGTTCGAGGCGCGCGAGCCCGGGACCCCGCACAACGAGGCGCAGGAGCAGGTCTGGGAGCAGCTCCTGACGATCCTGGTCGACGCCCACGACGACGACGTCGAGCCCGAGCTGGTCCGCACCGCGCTGCGGCGGGACCGGCAGCTGCGGGCGACGTTCACCCGAGCGTGGCCGCTGCTGGAGGCGGCCGACGTCGTCGCGGACCTGTGGTCGGTCCCCGCCTACCTGCGGCGGTGCGCCCCGTGGCTGGGCGCCGAGGACGTCCGGAGGCTGCAGCGGCCCGACCCCCGCGCGTGGACGCTGTCGGACCTGCCGCTGCTCGACGCGGCGCGGCAGCGGGTCGGCGACCCGGGGGTGGCCCGGCGCCGGCGGCAGGCCGCGGCCACCGTCGCCGCGGAGCGCGAGCGCATGGCCGGCGTCATCGACGAGCTGATCGCGGCCGACGACTCCGAGCTGCTGCTCATGACCAGCCTGCGCCACCAGGACCTGCGCGACGCGCTGGTCGACCAGGCGGCGCTGCCCACCGCCGACCCGGACGAGCTCGCCGGGCCGTTCGCGCACGTCGTCGTCGACGAGGCGCAGGAGCTGACCGACGCGGAGTGGCAGATGCTGCTGCTGCGCTGCCCCTCGCGCAGCTTCACGATCGTCGGGGACCGCGCCCAGGCGCGGCACGGTTTCGCCGAGTCGTGGCAGGAGCGGCTGGAGCGGATCGGCCTCGGCGGGGCCACCGTGGCCTCCCTGACCATCAACTACCGGACGCCGGCGGAGGTCATGGCGGAGGCCGAGCCGGTCATCCGGGCCGCGCTGCCCGACGCCAACGTGCCGACGTCGATCCGCAGCACCGGGCTGCCCGTCGTGCACGGGCGCGCCTCGGACCTGTGGTCGGTGCTCGACGGCTGGCTCGCCGCGCACGCCGAGGGGATCGCCTGCGTGATCGGTGACCCGACGTTCCGCGCGACGCCGCGCGTGCGGTCACTGACGCCGGTGCTGTCCAAGGGGCTGGAGTTCGACCTGGTCGTGCTCGTCGATCCCGACCACCTCGGCGGGGGCATCGAGGGAGCGGTCGACCGCTACGTCGCCATGACCCGCGCGACCTCGCAGCTCGTCGTCCTCACGAGTTCCTGA
- a CDS encoding SDR family oxidoreductase, whose translation MDNEQRTVLITGCSSGLGLETAVELAGRGWQVVASMRDPARRAALDARTREAGLDPLDVVQLDVTDAESAQRGVKEALELTGGRLDALVSNAGTASGGAFEETDEEEWRRVLDTNLFGAMRLTQLVLPVLREQRSGRLVLVSSDSARYGNPGLSLYCASKWALEGWAESLAYEVEPFGVGVVLVEPGNYDTAIWTTTPRTTPPGSPYAGLLRTVERFLEEEHLPRSRDPREVARAVARALTARRPAFRVQVGPDARIAAGLGKLPYRVSSAAVRRLTGLHRWKP comes from the coding sequence GTGGACAACGAGCAGCGGACCGTGCTGATCACCGGCTGTTCCTCGGGTCTGGGCCTGGAGACCGCCGTCGAGCTCGCCGGCCGCGGCTGGCAGGTCGTCGCCTCGATGCGCGACCCCGCCCGGCGCGCCGCCCTCGACGCGCGCACGCGCGAGGCCGGCCTCGACCCCCTCGACGTCGTCCAGCTGGACGTGACCGACGCCGAGTCGGCGCAGCGTGGCGTCAAGGAGGCGCTCGAGCTGACCGGCGGGCGGCTGGACGCCCTCGTCAGCAACGCCGGCACCGCCAGCGGCGGCGCGTTCGAGGAGACCGACGAGGAGGAGTGGCGCCGCGTCCTGGACACCAACCTGTTCGGCGCGATGCGGCTGACCCAGCTCGTGCTGCCGGTCCTGCGGGAGCAGCGGTCCGGCCGGCTGGTCCTCGTCTCCAGCGACTCCGCGCGCTACGGCAACCCCGGCCTGTCGCTGTACTGCGCCTCGAAGTGGGCGCTCGAGGGCTGGGCGGAGTCGCTGGCCTACGAGGTGGAGCCCTTCGGCGTCGGGGTGGTCCTGGTCGAGCCGGGCAACTACGACACCGCCATCTGGACGACGACGCCGCGCACCACCCCGCCGGGCAGCCCCTACGCCGGGCTGCTGCGGACGGTGGAGCGCTTCCTCGAGGAGGAGCACCTCCCCCGCTCGCGCGACCCGCGCGAGGTGGCCCGCGCGGTGGCCCGCGCGCTGACGGCACGCCGCCCGGCGTTCCGCGTGCAGGTGGGGCCGGACGCCCGCATCGCCGCGGGGCTCGGCAAGCTCCCCTACCGGGTCTCGTCGGCCGCCGTCCGCCGGCTCACCGGCCTGCACCGCTGGAAGCCCTGA